DNA from Diaphorobacter limosus:
AACGCCGCTTTCATGAAGCCCCTGACCCCCAGCCCCGCCCTGGCTGCCGTGGTCGGCGCCACGCCCCTGCCGCGCACGGAAATCATCAGCAAGCTGTGGGTTTACATCAAGGCCCACAACCTGCAGGACGCGGCCAACAAGCGCATGATCAACGCCGACGCC
Protein-coding regions in this window:
- a CDS encoding SWIB/MDM2 domain-containing protein, producing MATAKTAPAAPAKKRTPNAAFMKPLTPSPALAAVVGATPLPRTEIISKLWVYIKAHNLQDAANKRMINADAKLKEVFGKPQVSMFEMAGLIGKHVK